The Streptomyces sp. Je 1-332 genome has a window encoding:
- a CDS encoding thiamine pyrophosphate-binding protein gives MSDGSSDTNQTHISGGHLVAKALKAEGVEVIYTLCGGHIIDIYDGCVDEGIDVVDVRHEQVAAHAADGYARLTGKPGCAVVTAGPGTTDAVTGVANAFRAESPMLLIGGQGAHTQHKMGSLQDLPHVDMMTPITKFAATVPDTARAADMVSMAFRECFHGAPGPSFLEIPRDVLDAKVPVDKARVPQAGQYRASTRSAGDPEAIEKLADLLAHAEKPAILLGSQVWTTRGTASAIELVRALNVPAYMNGAGRGTLPPGDPHHFQLSRRYAFSNADLIVIVGTPFDFRMGYGKRLSPDATVVQIDLDYRTVGKNRDIDLGIVGDAGLILKSVTEAASGRLNGGASKCKEWLDELRAAEQTAIEKRLPNLKSDAAPIHPYRLVSEINDFLTEDSIYIGDGGDIVTFSGQVVQPKSPGHWMDPGPLGTLGVGVPFVLAAKQARPDKEVVALFGDGAFSLTGWDFETLVRYNLPFVGIVGNNSSMNQIRYGQKAKYGEERERIGNTLGDVHYDKFAQMLGGHGEEVRDPADIGPALLRARESGKPSLINVWVDPDAYAPGTMNQTMYK, from the coding sequence ATGTCCGACGGCAGCAGCGACACGAACCAGACCCACATCTCCGGTGGGCACCTGGTCGCCAAGGCACTCAAAGCAGAGGGTGTGGAGGTCATCTACACCTTGTGCGGCGGCCACATCATCGACATCTACGACGGCTGCGTCGACGAGGGGATCGATGTCGTCGACGTACGCCACGAGCAGGTCGCCGCCCACGCGGCCGACGGTTACGCGCGCCTCACCGGTAAGCCGGGATGCGCGGTGGTGACGGCGGGGCCGGGAACCACGGACGCCGTCACGGGTGTGGCGAACGCCTTCCGCGCCGAGTCCCCCATGCTGCTGATCGGCGGCCAGGGAGCGCACACCCAGCACAAGATGGGGTCACTGCAGGACCTTCCGCACGTCGACATGATGACGCCCATCACCAAGTTCGCCGCGACCGTGCCGGACACGGCACGCGCCGCCGACATGGTCTCGATGGCCTTCCGCGAGTGCTTCCACGGCGCTCCCGGACCGTCCTTCCTGGAGATACCGCGCGATGTGCTCGACGCCAAGGTGCCGGTGGACAAGGCCCGGGTGCCGCAGGCCGGGCAGTACCGCGCGTCCACCCGCTCGGCCGGCGACCCCGAGGCCATCGAGAAGCTCGCCGACCTGCTCGCGCACGCCGAGAAGCCCGCGATCCTGCTCGGCAGCCAGGTCTGGACGACGCGGGGCACCGCGTCCGCCATCGAGCTCGTGCGGGCCCTGAACGTGCCCGCCTACATGAACGGCGCGGGCCGCGGGACCCTGCCCCCCGGGGACCCCCACCACTTCCAGCTCTCGCGGCGCTACGCCTTCTCCAACGCCGATCTCATCGTCATCGTGGGGACACCCTTCGACTTCCGTATGGGCTACGGGAAGCGGCTCTCCCCGGACGCGACGGTCGTGCAGATCGACCTCGACTACCGCACCGTCGGCAAGAACAGGGACATCGATCTGGGGATCGTCGGTGACGCGGGACTGATCCTGAAGTCGGTCACCGAGGCGGCGTCCGGGCGGCTCAACGGCGGCGCTTCCAAGTGCAAGGAGTGGCTCGACGAGCTGCGTGCCGCCGAGCAGACGGCGATCGAGAAGCGGCTGCCGAACCTGAAGTCCGACGCCGCGCCCATCCACCCCTACCGTCTCGTGAGCGAAATCAACGACTTCCTTACCGAAGACTCCATCTACATCGGCGACGGCGGCGACATCGTCACCTTCTCCGGACAGGTCGTGCAGCCCAAGTCGCCGGGCCACTGGATGGACCCGGGCCCGCTCGGCACGCTCGGCGTCGGCGTCCCCTTCGTGCTCGCCGCCAAGCAGGCGCGGCCCGACAAGGAGGTGGTGGCCCTCTTCGGAGACGGCGCCTTCTCCTTGACCGGGTGGGACTTCGAGACGCTCGTCCGCTACAACCTGCCGTTCGTCGGGATCGTCGGCAACAACTCCTCGATGAACCAGATCCGTTACGGCCAGAAGGCCAAATACGGCGAGGAGCGCGAGCGGATCGGCAACACCCTCGGAGACGTCCACTACGACAAGTTCGCCCAGATGCTGGGCGGTCACGGCGAAGAGGTCCGCGACCCCGCCGACATCGGCCCCGCTCTGCTGCGGGCGCGCGAGTCGGGCAAGCCCTCGCTGATCAACGTATGGGTCGATCCGGACGCGTACGCCCCCGGAACCATGAACCAGACCATGTACAAGTGA
- a CDS encoding aldehyde dehydrogenase family protein codes for MAPTLPNPRVLKAGTAWSEAWRRCIAVAPEAFRDDRVLNLWNGAWQADGRALPATSPVDGSPIAGPPRLDSATAQQAVRASFDQHRAWRHIPLDERRARVAATLDALTEHRELLALLLVWEIGKPWRLAQADVDRAIDGVRWYVDGIEPMVDGRTPLDGPVSNIASWNYPMSVLVHAVLVQALAGNAVIAKTPTDGGVACLTLACALAAREGIPVTLVSGSGGELSEALVRAPEIGCVSFVGGRDTGAAVATAVADLGKRHILEQEGLNTWGIWNYSDWEALSAVIPKLFDYGKQRCTAYPRFVVQRGLFDEFLAAYLPAVRTVRVGHPLAVEHAEDPFPQLDFGPLINAAKAKELGDQVAEAIDRGAVPLYRGAPAADLFLPGQDTDAYVHPVTLLNPPPSSPLHHAEPFGPVDTIVLVDTEAELLAAMNASNGALVATLSTDDAATYERLAPQIRAFKTGRGKPRSRGDRDELFGGFGASWRGAFVGGELLVRAVTHGPALERPPGNFPSYHLMA; via the coding sequence ATGGCACCCACCCTCCCCAACCCTCGCGTCCTCAAGGCCGGTACCGCCTGGAGCGAAGCCTGGCGCCGCTGCATCGCCGTCGCGCCCGAGGCCTTCCGCGACGACCGCGTCCTCAATCTCTGGAACGGCGCATGGCAGGCGGACGGCCGCGCCCTCCCCGCCACATCACCCGTCGACGGCAGCCCCATCGCGGGCCCGCCACGCCTCGACTCCGCCACCGCCCAGCAGGCCGTACGCGCCTCATTCGACCAGCACCGGGCCTGGCGTCACATCCCGTTGGACGAACGGCGAGCCCGCGTAGCCGCCACCCTCGACGCTCTCACCGAGCACCGTGAACTGCTCGCCCTCCTCCTCGTCTGGGAGATCGGCAAGCCCTGGCGCCTCGCCCAGGCCGATGTCGACCGGGCCATCGACGGCGTGCGCTGGTACGTCGACGGCATCGAACCGATGGTCGACGGGCGGACCCCGTTGGACGGTCCCGTATCCAACATCGCGAGCTGGAACTACCCGATGAGCGTGCTCGTTCACGCAGTGTTGGTACAGGCACTCGCGGGCAACGCGGTCATCGCCAAGACCCCGACCGATGGCGGCGTCGCCTGTCTCACCCTGGCCTGCGCGCTGGCCGCCCGCGAAGGGATCCCCGTCACCCTCGTCAGCGGCAGCGGCGGGGAACTGTCCGAAGCGCTGGTCCGCGCACCGGAAATCGGCTGCGTCTCCTTCGTCGGCGGACGTGACACGGGCGCCGCCGTCGCCACCGCCGTCGCCGACCTCGGCAAGCGGCACATCCTCGAACAGGAAGGACTGAACACCTGGGGCATCTGGAACTACAGCGACTGGGAAGCGCTCAGCGCCGTCATCCCCAAGCTCTTCGACTACGGCAAGCAGCGCTGCACCGCGTATCCGCGTTTCGTCGTCCAGCGGGGCCTTTTCGACGAGTTCCTCGCCGCCTATCTCCCGGCCGTGCGCACCGTCCGCGTCGGTCACCCCCTGGCGGTCGAACATGCCGAGGACCCGTTCCCGCAGCTGGACTTCGGCCCGCTGATCAACGCGGCCAAGGCGAAGGAGCTGGGCGACCAGGTGGCGGAGGCGATCGACCGCGGTGCCGTGCCGTTGTACCGCGGCGCTCCCGCGGCGGACCTCTTCCTGCCGGGCCAGGACACCGACGCGTACGTCCACCCCGTCACGCTCCTCAACCCGCCGCCGTCCTCGCCGCTGCACCACGCGGAGCCGTTCGGTCCGGTCGACACCATCGTCCTCGTCGACACGGAGGCGGAGCTGCTCGCCGCCATGAACGCGTCGAACGGGGCGCTGGTCGCCACGCTGTCGACCGACGACGCCGCGACGTACGAACGTCTCGCGCCGCAGATCCGCGCGTTCAAGACCGGCCGGGGAAAGCCGCGTTCGCGCGGTGACCGGGATGAGCTGTTCGGCGGGTTCGGCGCGTCATGGCGCGGAGCGTTCGTCGGCGGCGAGCTGCTGGTGCGGGCGGTCACCCACGGCCCGGCGCTGGAACGGCCGCCGGGGAACTTCCCGAGTTACCACCTGATGGCGTGA
- a CDS encoding acetate--CoA ligase family protein — MAEDRALTVRALLDAVRAEGRTSLTAPEGKILADAYGIAVPGEELATDVDEAVAYAARFEGPVVMKIVSPDILHKTDAGGVMVGVEGATDVRAAFCEIVDNARAYAPEARIEGVQVQELLPSGQEVIVGAVTDPTFGKVVAFGLGGVLVEVLKDVTFRLAPVDADEAASMLDSIRAAEILRGVRGAPAVDRWAVAEQIRRASQLVTDFPEIAEVDLNPVIATPEGAIAADIRVILSEGVTKPRRTYTREEMLTSMRRLMEPRSVAVIGASNEQGKIGNSVMRNLIDGGFSGEIHPVNPKADDILGRKAYKSVTDVPGEVDVAVFAIPAKFVASALEEVGRKGIPNAVLIPSGFAETGEQALQDEIVAIGERHGVRLLGPNIYGYYSTWQDLCATFCTPYDVKGGVALTSQSGGIGMAILGFARTTKTGVSAIVGLGNKSDLDEDDLLTWFGEDPNTQCIAMHLEDLKDGRAFVEAARATVPKKPVVVLKAGRTAAGAKAAGSHTGALAGDDAVYDDILRQAGVIRAPGLNEMLEYARALPVLPTPQGDNIVIITGAGGSGVLLSDAVTDNGLRLMEIPDDLDASFRAFIPPFGAAGNPVDITGGEPPSTYEATIRLGLEDPRIHALVLGYWHTIVTPPMVFAELTARVIAEFRERGIEKPVVASLAGDVEVEEACQYLFERGVVAYPYTTEKPVAALGAKYRWARAAGLLGGRPMR; from the coding sequence ATGGCCGAAGACCGCGCACTGACGGTGCGGGCGCTCCTCGACGCCGTGCGCGCCGAGGGACGCACCTCGCTGACGGCGCCGGAGGGCAAGATCCTCGCTGACGCGTACGGGATCGCCGTGCCGGGCGAGGAGCTGGCGACGGACGTGGACGAGGCGGTCGCTTACGCGGCACGCTTCGAAGGGCCCGTCGTCATGAAGATCGTCTCCCCCGACATCCTGCACAAGACCGACGCGGGCGGCGTCATGGTCGGCGTGGAAGGCGCCACCGACGTACGGGCCGCCTTCTGCGAGATCGTCGACAACGCGCGTGCGTACGCGCCGGAGGCACGGATCGAGGGCGTGCAGGTGCAGGAGCTGCTGCCCTCCGGCCAGGAAGTGATCGTCGGGGCGGTGACCGACCCGACGTTCGGGAAGGTCGTCGCCTTCGGGCTCGGCGGCGTACTCGTCGAGGTCCTCAAGGACGTCACGTTCCGTCTCGCGCCGGTCGACGCGGACGAGGCCGCCTCCATGCTCGACTCGATCCGTGCCGCGGAGATCCTCCGAGGGGTGCGGGGCGCGCCGGCGGTGGACCGGTGGGCCGTCGCCGAGCAGATACGCCGGGCCTCCCAACTGGTCACCGATTTCCCGGAGATCGCGGAGGTGGACCTCAACCCGGTGATCGCCACCCCGGAGGGCGCGATCGCCGCGGACATCCGCGTCATCCTCTCCGAAGGGGTCACGAAACCGCGCCGTACGTACACGCGCGAGGAGATGCTCACGTCGATGAGGCGGCTGATGGAGCCCCGCTCCGTCGCCGTGATCGGTGCCTCCAACGAGCAGGGCAAGATCGGCAATTCGGTGATGCGCAACCTCATCGACGGCGGCTTCTCCGGCGAGATCCATCCGGTGAACCCGAAGGCCGATGACATCTTGGGCCGCAAGGCGTACAAGAGTGTCACGGACGTTCCCGGTGAGGTGGATGTGGCGGTCTTCGCGATCCCCGCCAAGTTCGTGGCTTCGGCCTTGGAGGAGGTGGGTCGCAAGGGCATCCCCAACGCGGTCCTGATCCCCTCCGGGTTCGCCGAGACCGGTGAACAGGCCCTCCAGGACGAGATCGTGGCGATCGGCGAGCGGCACGGCGTACGGCTGCTCGGCCCGAACATCTACGGCTACTACTCGACCTGGCAGGACCTCTGCGCGACGTTCTGCACGCCGTACGACGTCAAGGGCGGGGTCGCTCTGACGAGTCAGTCCGGCGGCATCGGGATGGCCATCCTCGGCTTCGCCCGCACCACGAAGACGGGCGTCTCGGCGATCGTCGGACTCGGCAACAAGTCCGACCTCGACGAGGACGATCTCCTCACGTGGTTCGGTGAGGACCCCAACACCCAGTGCATCGCCATGCATTTGGAGGACCTCAAGGACGGCCGTGCCTTCGTGGAGGCCGCGCGGGCGACCGTCCCGAAGAAGCCGGTCGTGGTCCTGAAGGCCGGACGCACGGCTGCCGGAGCGAAGGCCGCGGGATCGCACACGGGCGCCCTGGCGGGCGATGACGCCGTGTACGACGACATCCTCAGGCAGGCGGGCGTCATCAGAGCCCCCGGTCTCAACGAGATGCTGGAGTACGCTCGCGCGCTGCCGGTGCTTCCCACACCACAGGGCGACAACATCGTGATCATCACGGGGGCGGGCGGGTCCGGGGTGCTGCTCTCGGACGCGGTGACCGACAACGGGTTGCGGCTGATGGAGATCCCCGACGACCTGGACGCGTCCTTCCGGGCGTTCATTCCGCCCTTCGGGGCGGCGGGAAACCCTGTCGACATCACCGGGGGCGAGCCCCCGTCGACGTACGAGGCGACGATCAGGCTCGGCCTCGAGGATCCCCGCATTCACGCACTCGTCCTGGGCTACTGGCACACCATCGTCACCCCTCCCATGGTCTTCGCCGAACTAACGGCCCGGGTGATCGCGGAGTTCCGGGAGCGCGGCATCGAGAAGCCCGTCGTGGCATCCCTGGCGGGCGATGTCGAGGTGGAGGAGGCCTGCCAGTACCTCTTCGAGCGGGGTGTCGTGGCGTACCCGTACACGACGGAGAAGCCGGTGGCCGCGCTCGGCGCGAAGTACCGGTGGGCCCGAGCGGCCGGTCTGTTGGGGGGGCGGCCCATGAGGTGA
- a CDS encoding OFA family MFS transporter encodes MTTTDILTAVPYREVTDANGRMYRVGETDIDIMGRKRKWMVILPWIGMMGISSAEYAFASAEDTLHTAHSWGDTHIFWMLGVWVFFQAAVAFPAGKLRESGKLPARWAMMCGAVGTLLGYLSLAFAPHVIVAYIGFGMFSGMGAGMVYATCVNMVGKWYPERKGGKTGFVNGGFAYGSVPFVFLFTGYMDLTNFRWVLVSVGLFLAAMVAVAGYFFRDPPKNWWPADVDPLRPPDDPRARRALAMNPPAVRQYTPKEAWQTGRVALMWFCLLCTSGVNIFGIAFQVDIGKEAGFAGGIVATAMSLKAIVNGTGRGVIGWLSDLYGRKRCLIFVCIVLGLSQYGILWAADIKNLPLFLVFSSISGFGGGAIFPMFAAMTADYFGENNNASNYGLVYSSKLVSGLLGSGMGAVVVSNWGHTGAFTLAGSISLFAGFIALFLSQPGRPKDKGIKPNPQPLGEEMA; translated from the coding sequence ATGACGACAACCGACATACTTACCGCCGTCCCGTACCGGGAGGTGACGGACGCCAACGGCCGGATGTACCGAGTCGGTGAGACCGACATCGACATCATGGGCCGCAAACGCAAGTGGATGGTCATCCTGCCGTGGATCGGCATGATGGGCATCAGCTCGGCCGAGTACGCGTTCGCGTCGGCCGAGGACACCCTGCACACCGCGCATTCGTGGGGCGACACCCACATCTTCTGGATGCTGGGAGTCTGGGTCTTCTTCCAGGCAGCGGTGGCCTTCCCGGCGGGCAAGCTGCGCGAGAGCGGCAAGCTTCCGGCACGCTGGGCGATGATGTGCGGCGCTGTCGGAACGCTGCTCGGCTATCTGTCACTGGCGTTCGCGCCGCATGTCATCGTCGCCTATATCGGCTTCGGCATGTTCAGCGGTATGGGCGCCGGCATGGTGTACGCGACCTGCGTGAACATGGTCGGCAAGTGGTATCCCGAACGGAAGGGAGGGAAGACCGGATTCGTCAACGGCGGATTCGCCTACGGCTCGGTGCCGTTCGTGTTCCTCTTCACCGGCTACATGGACCTGACGAACTTCCGCTGGGTGCTGGTGAGCGTCGGCCTCTTCCTGGCGGCGATGGTCGCCGTGGCCGGTTATTTCTTCCGTGACCCGCCGAAGAACTGGTGGCCGGCCGACGTGGACCCGCTGCGGCCGCCGGACGACCCGCGGGCCAGGCGCGCGCTGGCGATGAACCCGCCCGCCGTGCGGCAGTACACGCCCAAGGAGGCGTGGCAGACCGGGCGCGTCGCGCTGATGTGGTTCTGTCTGCTGTGCACATCCGGCGTGAACATCTTCGGCATCGCTTTCCAGGTGGACATCGGAAAGGAAGCCGGATTCGCCGGCGGAATCGTCGCCACGGCCATGTCCTTGAAGGCCATCGTCAACGGCACGGGCCGAGGTGTCATCGGCTGGCTCTCGGACCTCTACGGACGCAAACGCTGCCTGATCTTCGTCTGCATCGTCCTCGGCCTCTCCCAGTACGGAATCCTGTGGGCCGCGGACATCAAGAACCTCCCGCTGTTCCTGGTCTTCTCCAGTATCTCCGGTTTCGGAGGCGGCGCCATTTTCCCGATGTTCGCGGCGATGACGGCGGACTATTTCGGCGAGAACAACAACGCCTCCAACTACGGCCTGGTCTACAGCTCCAAGCTGGTGTCCGGTCTTCTCGGCTCCGGAATGGGCGCGGTCGTGGTGAGCAACTGGGGCCACACCGGGGCCTTCACACTGGCGGGCTCGATCTCCCTGTTCGCGGGATTCATCGCGCTCTTCCTGTCCCAGCCCGGAAGGCCGAAGGACAAAGGCATCAAACCCAATCCGCAACCCCTCGGTGAGGAGATGGCCTGA
- the sucC gene encoding ADP-forming succinate--CoA ligase subunit beta yields MDLFEHQARELFEEHGILVPRAEVAESAKEARAGAERLGGRVVVKAQVKTGGRGKAGGVKVAANPAAAEITARQILGMDIKGHTVHKVMVAQPVEIACEFYVSYVLDRTAGRFVAIASAEGGMDIEEVAASRPEAVTRVEIDPATGVSEAKAAEIAAAAGLPEATADVLVKLWQVLIREDALLVEVNPLVRTAQGEILALDGKVTLDDNARFRQARWGADDSAHDDPLEAAAASKGLNYVKLDGEVGIIGNGAGLVMSTLDVVAGCGARPANFLDIGGGASAQIMADGLSVILSDPAVKSVFVNVFGGITACDAVADGIVQALESVQLTKPLVVRLDGNNAVRGRAILDARSHPLVQQAPTMDGAARRAAELAGHTNAA; encoded by the coding sequence ATGGACCTGTTCGAGCACCAGGCAAGGGAACTCTTCGAGGAACACGGCATCTTGGTGCCGCGTGCGGAGGTCGCCGAGTCGGCGAAGGAGGCACGCGCGGGCGCCGAACGCCTCGGCGGCCGCGTCGTCGTCAAGGCCCAGGTGAAGACCGGCGGACGCGGCAAGGCCGGCGGCGTCAAGGTCGCCGCGAACCCGGCCGCCGCCGAGATCACGGCACGTCAGATCCTCGGCATGGACATCAAGGGCCACACCGTGCACAAGGTGATGGTGGCCCAACCCGTGGAGATCGCATGCGAGTTCTACGTCTCGTACGTACTGGACCGCACGGCGGGACGCTTCGTGGCGATCGCGTCCGCCGAGGGAGGCATGGACATCGAGGAGGTGGCGGCGAGCAGGCCGGAAGCAGTCACGCGCGTGGAGATCGATCCGGCAACGGGAGTGAGCGAGGCGAAGGCGGCCGAGATCGCCGCAGCGGCGGGACTCCCCGAGGCCACCGCCGACGTACTGGTCAAACTGTGGCAGGTGCTGATCCGCGAGGACGCGCTCCTCGTCGAGGTGAACCCCCTCGTCCGCACCGCCCAGGGAGAGATCCTCGCCCTCGACGGCAAGGTCACCTTGGACGACAACGCCCGCTTCCGCCAGGCACGCTGGGGTGCGGACGACTCCGCCCACGACGACCCCCTGGAGGCGGCGGCCGCGTCCAAGGGCCTCAACTACGTCAAGCTCGACGGCGAGGTCGGCATCATCGGCAATGGCGCGGGCCTCGTCATGTCCACTCTCGACGTGGTCGCGGGCTGCGGAGCGCGCCCCGCGAACTTCCTCGACATCGGGGGCGGCGCCTCCGCCCAGATCATGGCCGACGGCCTCTCCGTCATCCTTTCCGACCCCGCGGTCAAGTCCGTCTTCGTCAATGTCTTCGGCGGCATCACCGCGTGCGACGCCGTCGCCGACGGCATCGTCCAGGCGCTGGAATCGGTCCAGTTGACCAAGCCGCTCGTCGTCCGCCTCGACGGCAACAACGCCGTGCGGGGCCGCGCCATCCTCGACGCGCGCTCCCACCCCCTCGTCCAGCAGGCCCCCACCATGGACGGCGCCGCACGCCGCGCCGCCGAACTCGCGGGTCACACCAACGCAGCCTAA
- the sucD gene encoding succinate--CoA ligase subunit alpha, giving the protein MAIYLTKESKVLVQGMTGAEGMKHTRRMLAAGTDIVGGVNPRKAGRTVDFDDRAVPVFGSVRDGIEATGADVTVVFVPPAFSKAAVTEAADAGIGLAVVITEGIPVHDSVAFHAYAKERGTRVIGPNCPGLITPGQANAGIIPADITKPGRVGLVSKSGTLTYQLMYELRDVGFSTCVGIGGDPVVGTTHIDCLAAFEDDPDTELIVLIGEIGGDAEERAAAYIKQSVSKPVVAYIAGFTAPEGKTMGHAGAIVSGSSGTARAKQEALEAAGVRVGATPTETARLVLDQLGA; this is encoded by the coding sequence ATGGCGATCTACCTCACCAAGGAGAGCAAGGTCCTCGTCCAGGGCATGACCGGCGCCGAGGGCATGAAGCACACCCGCCGCATGCTCGCGGCGGGCACGGACATCGTCGGAGGCGTCAACCCCCGCAAGGCCGGCCGGACCGTCGACTTCGACGACCGCGCCGTCCCCGTCTTCGGCTCCGTCCGCGACGGCATCGAGGCCACGGGCGCCGACGTCACCGTGGTCTTCGTGCCTCCCGCCTTCTCCAAGGCGGCCGTCACCGAGGCCGCCGACGCCGGTATCGGCCTCGCTGTGGTCATCACGGAGGGCATCCCCGTGCACGACTCCGTCGCCTTCCACGCGTACGCCAAGGAGCGCGGCACGCGCGTCATCGGACCCAACTGTCCCGGGCTCATCACCCCCGGCCAGGCCAACGCGGGCATCATCCCCGCCGACATCACCAAGCCCGGACGCGTCGGCCTGGTCTCGAAATCGGGCACGCTCACCTACCAGCTCATGTACGAACTGCGCGACGTCGGCTTCTCCACCTGTGTCGGCATCGGCGGCGATCCCGTCGTCGGCACCACGCACATCGACTGCCTCGCCGCCTTCGAGGACGACCCCGACACCGAACTGATCGTGCTCATCGGTGAGATCGGTGGTGACGCGGAGGAACGCGCTGCCGCCTACATCAAGCAGTCCGTCAGTAAACCCGTCGTCGCCTACATCGCCGGCTTCACCGCACCCGAGGGCAAGACCATGGGCCACGCGGGAGCCATCGTCTCGGGCTCGTCCGGCACCGCGCGCGCGAAACAGGAGGCGCTGGAGGCAGCCGGGGTACGCGTCGGCGCCACACCGACGGAAACCGCCCGCCTCGTTCTCGACCAACTCGGGGCATGA
- the frc gene encoding formyl-CoA transferase — protein sequence MTTKALEGVRVLDMTHVQSGPSATQLLAWLGADVVKLEAPSGDITRKQLRDLPDVDSLYFTMLNCNKRSITLNTKTERGKELLTELIRRSDVMVENFGPGAVDRMGFTWERIQEINPRIVYASIKGFGDGPYTNFKAYEVVAQAMGGSMSTTGFEDGPPLATGAQIGDSGTGIHAVAGILAALFQRENTGRGQRVNVAMQHAVLNLCRVKLRDQQRLAHGPLAEYPNEDFGDEVPRSGNASGGGQPGWAVKCAPGGPNDYVYVIVQPVGWQPLTELIGRPELAEDPEWATPEARLPKLGKMFQLIEEWSATLPKWDVLERLNAHNIPCGPILSTKEIIEDASLSANEMVVEVAHPRRGSFTTVGSPLKLSDSPVDVVSSPLLGEHNAEVFVGELGLGDEELRLLKSNGVI from the coding sequence ATGACGACCAAGGCTCTTGAGGGCGTACGCGTCCTCGACATGACACACGTCCAGTCCGGGCCGTCCGCCACCCAGCTGCTCGCCTGGCTCGGTGCGGACGTGGTGAAGCTCGAGGCCCCCTCCGGGGACATCACGCGCAAGCAGTTGCGTGATCTCCCGGACGTCGACTCGCTCTACTTCACGATGCTCAACTGCAACAAGCGGAGCATCACCCTCAACACCAAGACGGAGCGCGGCAAGGAGCTCCTGACGGAGCTGATCCGGCGCTCCGATGTGATGGTCGAGAACTTCGGGCCCGGCGCCGTGGACCGGATGGGCTTCACCTGGGAACGCATCCAGGAGATCAACCCCCGGATCGTCTACGCCTCGATCAAGGGCTTCGGAGACGGCCCGTACACCAATTTCAAGGCCTACGAAGTGGTGGCACAGGCCATGGGCGGCTCCATGTCGACCACGGGCTTCGAGGACGGCCCGCCGCTCGCGACCGGCGCCCAGATCGGCGACTCCGGGACCGGCATCCACGCCGTCGCCGGCATTCTTGCCGCCCTCTTCCAGAGGGAGAACACCGGTCGCGGGCAGCGCGTGAACGTCGCCATGCAGCACGCGGTGCTCAACCTGTGCCGGGTCAAGCTGCGCGACCAGCAGCGCCTGGCCCACGGACCGCTCGCCGAGTATCCGAACGAGGACTTCGGGGACGAGGTGCCGCGCTCCGGCAACGCGTCCGGCGGCGGGCAGCCCGGCTGGGCGGTCAAGTGCGCGCCGGGTGGCCCGAACGACTACGTGTACGTCATCGTGCAGCCCGTGGGCTGGCAGCCGCTCACCGAGCTCATCGGGCGCCCCGAGCTCGCCGAGGACCCCGAATGGGCCACCCCGGAGGCCCGGCTTCCCAAGCTCGGCAAGATGTTCCAGCTGATCGAGGAGTGGTCCGCGACGCTCCCCAAGTGGGACGTCCTCGAGCGGCTCAACGCACACAACATCCCGTGCGGCCCGATCCTCTCCACCAAGGAGATCATCGAGGACGCCTCGCTGTCCGCGAACGAGATGGTCGTCGAGGTCGCGCATCCGCGGCGCGGCTCCTTCACCACGGTCGGCTCCCCCCTGAAGCTGTCGGACTCCCCCGTCGACGTGGTCAGTTCGCCGCTCCTCGGCGAGCACAACGCGGAGGTCTTCGTCGGTGAGCTGGGCCTCGGCGACGAGGAACTGCGCCTGCTCAAGTCGAACGGAGTGATCTGA